The DNA window TGCAAATTCTAAAACTTATTTTAGAATTTATGCATTTTAGCCTGTACGAGTGACCTTTGTCCGCTAAACCAAAATGTACCAGATAAATCTCTAGTTAATTCCCCCCTCTTTGCTCAACCCTCAGTTACCTAGTAACAAAAAGCCAGGGATTAAATGTTACCATCATAGTTAGAATGGAAGGATGACAATGAAGTATGTTTTGAGTTTCCACTGAGTCACAAAGATCATCGATAAGGTTGGCAAGCTTCACATAATCCAGGAAATCGGCAGGAAAACATGAAGGCTATATAATGGGATGAATTAGACCAGGAGATCTCACTTTAAATAAGTTTTGTACAGAGGCACAGTGAAGGGAATACTTTCTCTCAACATGGTAatactctgtctgtctgtgatttACTCATGCTTTGAGTCAATAGCATTTGTTTTTAGATTTACCATTTCCCTCTGTCTCTATATTTTTAGATAACTGCTGCAACCACCATGGGCTCACTGAAATCAGCTGGACTGTCCCTTCTTCTGTTGTCTTTTCTTCTTTACATAGCTGATTCCTATCCCAACATTGACTTATCAAATGGTAAGTTTATGGTGCAAATACTTTTGCAGGTTATGAAGTGTTTTATAGTTGGATTAGACTTTAAATGGCAAATGGTCTGAATCTTATAAAAGTGATGAAAAATCAAAGCACTAGAGTTCAGTGAACTTGCACGATGCTCTTTTATAAATTTCTTATCCCTGATATTGTGATTTTAGTCTCAGAATTCAAATGCTGGCACAGTATCACAAACTGTACCGTTTTTCAGCAATGGTTCTGTTTTCTAAACCACCCTCTCTAGTGGGCTGTGAAGAATGCACGCTGAGGAAGAACAAGCTTTTCTCAAGGGATGGTCCAGTTTACCAGTGCATGGGCTGCTGCTTTTCTAGAGCGTACCCAACACCTCTCAGGGCCATGAAGACAATGAATATCCCAAAGAACATCACCTCAGAGGCAACATGCTGCGTCGCAAGGCAAAGCCATGAGGTAGAGGCACCAACACATGACATATCAGGCAGATATTTCtacattttaatttgtattgGTGACAGTAGGATGTACTATTCAGTGGTTAAGATTGTGGATGAtcattttagttatttattttaattttgagtaTCTTAACTAACTTTTGAGGTCCTTTTTCTTTGCCTTGTGCATGCTGCTTTACACAGGCACTCCACTCCAATGAACAGAAAATATTGGCTTATTTATAGGCTTGTAATGTTGCTCTGTTAATcctcagaaaaaaatacacacaagctTCTCATGTGGTTTTCATCTAAATTCGAAACACTACTGCAGACTAAAGCATAACAGCACGAGAGAACAGTTTTGTGTTATGCCCTTTTTTCCCAGCTAAAGATTGCTGTGATTGTgttaataatctttttttttttctttcttcctaaTCATCCGTTCATTTTGCAGATACTGGTAGCTGGCATTATGGTGAAAAACCATACAGACTGCCACTGCAGCACCTGCTATTTTCATAAGATATGACGGATGGGGACTGTAGACTGCTCTGCATCCTTCAGCTTGGCAACACATCATGTTTCTTTTAATAACCACATGCTTTActctgttttaaaatgtatgcGTTTGTGTTTCCAGTTAATATTTCACAGTAATTGTGTGGCTGTGATGTGTAATTAACCTACATTTACCCTGATAAATGGAGTTGAATAACTGTGGATTTGAAAAGCGATTAAAATGGGCAACAAAAGCTTACATTAATGAGTGAGTCTTATGTTAAATATCCATGCAATAATTGTTGGTTATAATGAGGTTTTCATGTGTTGAAAGTTTCTTTGCAGAAAAGTAGCTTCTAACACACAAACTGCAACTGTAGAAAGTGAGATCTGACTTTCAGGTTGATACACTCTTCTGCCTGTAGGCCTATAAAATAGATCATTTATAGGAAATGACAGCCAAAACTGCCAATAAAGATgccatttttaatattaaatgtttattaaatGACAGTTTTTTTGGGATGTGTTGTGGTGCAGGGCAACATTATCTTTTTATTTGCAAAAGAACAATTCAGCCATTTGTTGAGGGAAATACAAAACTTTTAAGAAGTCAGTGTAAAGGGTTCTGTAGCACATAACCCTGTAAATCATATAAGTAATATTTCTTTGAAAGTTTTTTATGACCTTATGATAAAACACAATCATAATCATAACACTTAACTCTGcttctatatttaaaaaaaaaattctggcttTCCCCACTTCAAAagcctaaaaaacaaacaaacaaactaaaaaacaacaatttttATAAGTTAAAAACAATCCATACTGAATTTCCCTGGTTGGCCATGCCCCAGCTGAAATGGCTCCAAGTCACCCCACAGTTTGATAACCACTGAGCTACATGTTCTCCTCTGGTCTAGGTCATTACCTAGAGGAGGGGTTCTCAAGGATTTGATGAATGTATAATAAGGGCCATTTTTCTAGCAGGGTTAAGTTTTTAGGCATTTTTTGGTGCCAAGAAATTCTGTTGTGTTAGTAAGATTTATTCTGCTGTGCTGACTAGAGCAGAGGAGTGGGTAGAAGAGTTAACTTTGAATGTAAGTGCTCCTTTGGTATAACACGAATTGTGTATTTATAAATTGTACACTGGTAAACCTTTTCCTCGggcagcacagaaccctgtacCTAGAGTATCAAGCTGACTAACACCTAGCATCTGGCCTGCTGGAGTGACTCTGAGACTATGACAATAAATCAGGCCTTTTTCTGCAGCAGACCCACAGGCGCACTCTCAGGATCCATCCATGGAAGAACCGTCAGGATTATGTGTGGACTTTAAGGGTTGACTAAATCATTTTGCACagatttgtgtttctttttggaAACGGCTGGTTCACGCCTGGATGTCATAGCCTGCCTGCGGTATCTCTGTATGTTTTGTACCCCACCACGCAGTGTTCATGGGAACCCACATCAATCACTCTGAGGTTTGCTCGTGAGCATATATGTGACCCACACCCTGTGAGCAAAGTGCGATTTTATGCGTAAGGTTGTGGATGCTTTGTTGACATCGGGGTTATGTTGAGCATACGGTGTACTCTCCCCTCCCCCtgcgtgcgcgtgcgtgtgcaAGTCTGTCAGCGTAACATCTGTGCGTACGCGGTCGTGATTGTTGTGAAGATGGCGGAGGGGGAGACAGAGAAGGAATATGACACACGGAAAGCTATCGGGGAGCTCCGAGAGCGGTTCCAAGCGTTGACCACAGCTTTGAAAGAAAGTTCTCAGTCTCCGTTGGAAGCCTCCTTGCATTTCTGTCAGGAGTTTTGCCAGGTTAGCTCGTTATCCTGCTGCTCATCCCGGGCAGCCTGCAGCCCCTCTGGCTTCCTGGCCGAGGATGCGCGTCTACGTTTGCTATAACAATGTAGCTAAGGACCTAGCTGCCTAGCTAGCTCCCTGGTATTTTAAGAtgggggtgaaaaaaaaaactcctcagCGGTTTTCCCCCCGTTTTATCAGTGATGTTTGTATGTGGCATGCACTCATTTGCAAAGTCTGACTTTCCACGCGGCGAGAAACCACGCCGTCGTATGCCCACGGTGCATTAATTACACGTATTTTCCAGGCCAGATAGCTAATAGCAAATGAATGTTGCTAGCTGGTATGCAGGGTCCCCCAGTCTGTGCAGTGGTCATGCTGTGCAAAAACGGATAGCTGTGTTAGCAAGATTTTCCTGAGCGGTTGCATTCATGTGCACAGTTATATGTACTTGTGGAAGGTTAAAAAACATAGTGTAAACGCTGCAAGACTGCACTCATGCTTGTGGAGGTTTTTAGCTTGGTGTGCATTTGGGTTACTTTTTATGAATCTGTTTTTGGTACGGAAAgggcagtgattttttttttttttctcccagtgtGCTAGCCCGGGCCTTTTGCACTAATTAATCCAGCTAACCACATCATCAGCGCATGTATTACAACGCTGTTACCTGTACCAGCACAAGATGTTCAACTGATGTCATTGTAAAAGAAACCGATTAGCCTGCAGCTGGCTGAGCAGTGATTTGAAGGAGAAAGTGTTTCAGTGGTCACTGACTCTCAGTATCCTTCTCATTAATTAGCCATGACCACATAGATGCACGTTATGCgatttctcctttttctctgcGGTGCAGCGCAGAATCTCCTCATGGCACCAAATTGGTGTAAGATTTTAGATTTGTTTCTTACGCCGCTCTGACCGGCTCTGAAGAATTCATTCAACTTAAAAGTTatgtgagggaaaaaaagggagagtCTCGGGCTGTGAGCTTGGCTGTGTGCACTTTAGTCGGGGCAGGAATGCGTTTTAAAGCGTGTAGCTGCAGGGATAATACCCTCATTGAGCATAAAAAGAATTTTTTATGCGTATGGTGTgttaaagaaattacattttattaattaaGTTAAGGTTTTAGATTACCTGGCtggtatattaaaaaaaaaggataaaagaaTACTTTTTTGCACACACAagattgtttttcatgtttcaggGTACTACCCCTTAATAATATCACAAGTGTGTCATAACATTAAACATGGCAGTAATTATTGATTTAAATACTTTTGTATATTGATTGTCCTGATGGCATGgccttttgttttattaaaggtAGCTCTCTTTTAAATATAAGAGAGAGCCATAAATCTAAATTTACGCAGATAACAGCAAGTTTTACGCTATTGGTGCTCATACAGAGCAATGGGCACATTTTgtctggacattttttttttacttatctTTATTAGATAGTTTTCAGTCaagaggagacaggaaagagagtGGGGAATACACAGCAAAGGGCCTCAGGTCGGAATTGAACCAGAGCCACTGCATTACGTGCTCAACCACCGAACTAAACCGGCACATTTTGATGGCCTAATAGTCCTAAGCAGTATTTGGCTAGATGTAAATAAAGATAATGAAATCTTTACAAGTAATTACACATAAGCAAAGTAGCACTGCAGCTAACTGATTTTGATTAgtgataaattattttaatcttgaaagttaaaaaaaaaaaaaaacctgatacTGTGCTTCTTATATCCATCACCCAGAGACATTCAGTTTGGCATaacagaaaagcagcaaatctaAAGAAGCCGAGAACCCTGAAACAGCTAATGTTCCACATATTTGCTGATTTgaattctttttggaaataactttgtattttttatagCGGTCTGTAAGTACAGATTTTACTCCCAGAAAAACTAACTTGTTATATTTGTAAGTTGTATTCAGTGCCCTATTCTAATTGAagtatttgtttggttttctaaGGTCTTGGTGGAACATGCCAGTCGTTGGAAAACGGATGAAGATCCATTGCCCTTGCTGGAGGTTTACACCGTGGCCATCCTCAGCTTTGCTAAGGCTGCCTCCTGTCTCTCCTCCGAATGTGAAAACGTGCCACTCCTACTTGAAAAGTTGTCACTGTGAGTAGAAATTGATTTCAGTGTCAGTATAAATGTGTTAGTTATTAATAGTATAAACATAAGAGTGACATTAAGTCCAAAAATTAAAATGGTAATGAATAGTTCTAGTTCTGCTGACTTGCTTTTGGACAGAAATTGTTAAGAGACTTTAATCTGTTTGGGTATTTGGAAAGAGGAATAATAACTGACAGTAAGAATAAACAAAACCCACCCAAATCTCAGAGGAAATTGAGATGACAAGTTTTCAAATACGCTACAGTCTATTTGCATGGCGTGCTCTTATGAAGGCAAAGTCCTTGAGGCTGTAATGCAGAGTAGAGGTGGAGGGGATCTCTTGGGGAGCGACACATTTGGAATGAGCTACAGACACTTTGTACACGAGGATGCAGGATGTACACAAGTTGAAAGAAATTAGAGacaacagctattaaaataaagTCTCTGAAAATGTATTATCTTTCTTGAAACAGGTCtttcttgcaaatgagacactgagtctcaatgggattacctgtataaataaaggttaaataaaataaaataaacatcaatGATTTATATTAGTTATCTTATTAAGTATTATCTATAAATGTTTTTTGACCACAAGTCAGCGGGCAACCCCTCACTCATTGTGATTTCCAGTGAACCCGTCAGTCAAATTTCTCAAATAAGAATCTGATATGGAGCTAAACTAAAGAACTGAACTGCAGCAACTGTTGCAGAGCAGCCACATGCTCTGTAGAAACACCTGTGAGTCACAGTGCAGGGTATAGTACCACAGGTTAAGGGAGAGGAGAAATCAGCTGGATTTACTTGCAGTCTGTTGTTGATTTTCTATGTCACGCATGGTGCAGtgggaaaagaaacacacacacacagacatactttTAAATGTCATGCAAAGCAGTGTAACCAGTAAAAAGTTTTGGTTGCACTTGACAGAGTTTTGCTTGCATGTGCGACCAAGAGTTGCACTCTTTTGCCCTGATACCTGCTTGGGTTGGTAATCTGACAGTTACCTTCACGTCTCAGCTGAACCACCTGGTGCACAGAGCAATGAAGGTATGAAAGACCACCTTCCCCTTCAGTACTTAGCCAGGAAAATTACTCCCAACCCATCTTATATGCTCTTTCCAGAATTTGAGCAACTCCCATCTGGTCACCGTCTTTGCACTCCAAGGTTTAAATACAACTACTACAGGAACTCCTTTGTTCCTCCAGTTACAAAATTGTTGCTAATATGAACAACATGACTGTATGAATGTTAGTAATGTGTTTCTCTTGTTAAGCAGCTGggaagtaaaaaagaaaaaaatccaatctGATGTTCCTTAATCATATATTTCCAAAATGCCAAGCTGACTTTACACCCACACACTGCAAATAGCTATTCTTGTATTGCTATCCCTATTTTATGGATTGTGTGCACATCCTTGACCTAAATCTGGCTTTAACAAATGGCTGTGTTGGATTCACAGGAgctgtgcagagctgctgctcttaTTGCCCCAGCATGTCCCTGGTGCCTTATGGGAGGAGTTTCAGTCCTCCATGAAGGTCAGTATCCCTACAGCTAtttgtagatattttttttcttatcttttcAGTGATAAGCCATGAGAAGTTACTAAGTTATTAGAAAGCGTTTGGTTTAGCTTAGCTTTTAAGTTGTAAAAGATATGTAAATATAGGTCATACAGTGCTGCACTAAAGATTCCTTTTAcatataaaaaattatatatgtaACTTCACAAAGTGACTACGGTGACATTGCCATGACAAATATTTCAGGCTCTTGACTTTGTAGCATTTTAAAGCATGACTGACTGaagtttttgtaatttaattatTACATATTTGTCTGTCTTCTGTTACAGTTGGCACACAGCCTTTTGCAAGAAAGTGGGAGCACACAGCTCTGCCTGCTCTCAGTACTGGCACAGCAGGACGGCGTCTGGGCCAACACCACATTAAGCAGCATCCTGTCCAATCAAATTCCTCAAACTGAGCAAGGTTcgtattctttttttctttttttgacatcTAAGCTTGCCAGCGCACCGCACTAACTTTTACAGCTGTAATTTCAGGAAATAACTCTTAATGAATATAATAGTAAATTTTCTTACTGAATTCTCTTctcaacttttttctttctcttccttaGTCCACGAGTTTCTTGAGCTAGAAGGTCCCACGCTTCTCAACATGCGGATAAAGCATCTTATCAAAGTAGACAGTATTGATAAAGCAGCTGTCCTTGCAAAGATGTGCTCAGAGTATCCGGGATATGAAGGAAAAGGGAACTTCAAACAGACCTATTTGCTTTGCATCTGTATGACAAAAAGTCAGGAGCAGCTAATGGAAGAGGTATGAAAGTAACACAGTTTTTCTGAGACTTGTTTttcatgatttaaaatgtgaacaaGCCTCATCTCTTTGTACCTTTACTGTAACTTGATATTGTCATTAAAACCACGTTTATTGTTAGACGGTTTATTGAAAGGGacaaatggcttttttttaatactgaattgaaattgaatcaATCAGATAGAACCATTTGTTTATTTAGAACTTTGCTTTTATCTGAAATTGAGTAATATTGTTGCACCTCACAGTGTGACACATAGCAGTTGGATTTCATTTGAATTGATTGTTCTTTGGATTTCTTGTTTTCTCTAATAGATTGCATCAATAGACTGTAAGGATGCCCTTGAAATGATCTGCAACCTGGAGTCAGAGGGAGATGAGAAAGGCGCTCTCTGCATGTGTACTTCCTTTCTCAAAAGACAGCTTCTCCAAGGAGATGTTTACTGTGCCTGGTAAGTGTTGCTCTATATTTCAGACAAACACTTGCAAAAAAAGAGTTGCACCAAGAGTTGTCATGAgactataaaaaagaaaataatttttctttaatttttttctcccaaAACTGGACTGAATAATAGGCTAAACATGCCCGCATTGTGTCATAAGTGCAAGTTCCTTCATTGTTAATCACTGTTTTAGATGCTAACTGTGTGTATTGTTTGCCaactgtgaatgaatgaatgaatgattgaATGAATGTGATAAATTATTTACTCTGTTGGTTCAATGACTGCTTTGTGTCAGACTCAGCCTAATTCATGTAAAAGTATATGTACTTTTTCAGTACAGTTCTGTTTGTGAACTTTTCAGGGAACTGACTTTGTTCTGGAGTAAACTACTCATGCGATTAGAGTCGTCTGCTGATTCCTTTCTGAGCCGCAGCAAAGAGATGGCTCTTCTCTGCAGAAGTGTCTGTCACATTCTGTTTCTCATCAAAGTAATCCAAAATGAGGTAAGAAAAATAGTTTATGCATTTGCAGCTGATACCAGATCTTTGACTTTATCACTCAtgccaacaacaacagcatCTATTTAcatggctttaaaataaaatccttcatgttttttattttcataggTTGGGGAGGTGGGGCTTCCAGTGTGCGTAGAAATGTGCATTCAAGCTCTGAAAATGACCTCCAGTGACCATAAAGATAGCAAGTCTACCATCTGCAAGACTATTTCCTGCCTCTTGCCAACTGATCTAGAAGTTAAGCGTGCATGCCAGCTCACAGAGTTCCTCCTCCAGCCTACCGTTGACTCATATTATGCTGTGGAATCACTGTACAATGAACCCGACCAGAAACCCGAGGAGGACGGGAGTCTACCAGTGCCCAATTCTTTACGCTGCGAGTTACTGCTGGCCTTGAAGACACAGTGGCCTTTTGATCCGGAGTTCTGGGACTGGAAAACACTGAAACGCAACTGCTTGGCACTGATGGGCGAGGAGGCAGCTATTGTGTCTTCTATTGACACACTCAATGACACAGATGAACAGGAGGTGGAAAGTGCACTTGGCAAACTCCCTGAATACAAAGACCTGGAGGATTTTCTGTTAACCACTACAAATGAACTCAATGAAATCacagatgaaagagaaaaaaacagagaggctAAAAAACTTCGGGAGCAGGGTTTTGTGTCTGCCCGTTTCAGAAATTGGCGAGCCTACATGCAgtattgtgttttgtgtgacaAGGAGTTCTTAGGTCACAGAATTGTTCGTCACGCTCAGAAGCATTTCAAAGACGGAGTGTATCTTTGTCCAATATGTGCTGACAGTTTTGAAACTAGGGAGATTTTAGAACCACATGTAGCAACACATGTAAAGCAATCTTGCAAAGAGAGACTAGCTGCAATGAAAGCTGCAAGAAAGGTAACCAAACCACCTCAGTCCCCTAAAAGTCCATCAAAAATTTCAAAAGTTGCTGCCAAGACAAACACTAGTCCTGTTAAAATTGAATCTCAAATTGGACAACAGCTGGGATCCCCTGTTAAGATAGAGCAAACTACATCTGACACACAGATAAGCCAAGACTGTTtctgtcctgtgaaaaactgcactaaagCTTTCAAGTTTTTCCGTAACCTCATGGCTCATGTCAGATCTCACAAGAACGACGAAGAGGCCATGAGGTTTTTAGAAATACAAAAGCAGAAAGTGGTTTGTCAATACTGCAGGAGGCAGTTTGTTAATGTCAGACACCTCAATGACCACTTGCAGATGCACTGTGGCACCAGACCGTATATCTGCATACAGCTGAATTGCAAggccagctttaattcaaattcAGAGCTCCTCATGCATAGAAAAATACACCCAGAATTTAAGGCCCAGTGCATGTTCCCAAACTGTGGTGAAGTTTTCAGCGAGGCCTACCTCTTGTATGATCATGAGGCTCAGCATTACCTTACCTACACCTGCCAAACTGACAACTGTGGTAAAATCTTCTACTCACAGTCTCAGTTCTTGTCTCACCAAGAGAATCACAACAATAATGATGCAGCGAACAGTTTTAACGTCGCACATCAGCACCCCTCTGCTGATGTTCGAGTACagccaccaccactaccaccaccaccagagaGCGCCCCAAGCAAAGACAcatgttctgctgctgtttgctttgAAGGGATTAATACAGACATTCATATGAAGGAAGCATCAGACGGCACTGCATCACCATGCACGTCACCGGGGGCTGCTAAAGACCCTGTTCCCCTGAAGGTGAAACACTCGATTGAAAACATGCTGAATTCAGTGGGACATCCTGAAATAAAAGAGCCAGAGAAATGCTACACTCCACTGACCAATCCCACTCCAGCACCAGTCGATTCAAATCTACCACCAGAAACGCCACATGTGCACCAAAATGTGGCTGGGCAAGGCACTGTTCCTACAGTGTATCCTGTCCTGAGTGATACAAATCCTGTGGCAGGCCAACAGGAAGTAACTGTAAGTGGGAATAGCAATGTACCAGGCAATGAATTTCAAAAGGTGATTCCACAAATAATTTCTCCAGGTCAAATCAAGACAGAAATTCCTTGTTCACTTCAAGGATATCCTACCAGCACACCTGCGGGTACTGCTAGCAGTGACGAGAACCTGCATTGCTGCCCATTTAATGACTGTACAAGGGCATACAGTACAAACAAAAGTTTGTCTAGGCACGTGAAGAAGCAACACCCTGAGATATTTGAAGATTGGAAATTggcaaaaaaatataacaaagtgGCCAAAATTACTGCAAAAAAAGCACCCAGTGGACCAGTGTCAGTAAGTCAACCTCAGAACCCAGGCACCAAGCCTCCAAACCAGCCAGGAATACTATGCAACAAACCTGGGATGCAGCAAATGGATTACCTTATGGGATGCTCAACCTCTCCTGCCCAGTGTTACCCTGGATCAATGGAGCCTGTGCCTATCACTCCAATGATAAAccccacagtgtacccatcctgGGGAAGCCCAAACAATCCCAGTGGAATGATGCAGTCAGACATGTCCCAGTCTTGGTCTTCACCTCCTATGAATAACTGCTATCCAGATGCCTTTAACATGAATGAATACCCATCTCGTAACAACTATCCTCACTGGCAGGCAGACCCTTATCAAACCACATCATCTCTCCCATCTGATAGAGATCACTCAGTAGCAGCTATGCATGGTCCCACTATGTCACATGCTCCTTCAGATTCAAGTTTAATGTCTCAGTATGTGTCCAGTTCTCTAATGCTTGATAATGGAGGCCAAATGCATAATGGAGGACATCAGTATGGACTTATGCATCCTGAGGGTACAGCAGACAATGTAGATGTGAGAAAAAGCAGTGCAAGTATGACAGGACAGTTGGATAATGGAAACAGTATCTCAACTATTGACAGCCTCCCTGATGGAAG is part of the Archocentrus centrarchus isolate MPI-CPG fArcCen1 chromosome 22, fArcCen1, whole genome shotgun sequence genome and encodes:
- the cga gene encoding glycoprotein hormones alpha chain, with the translated sequence MITAATTMGSLKSAGLSLLLLSFLLYIADSYPNIDLSNVGCEECTLRKNKLFSRDGPVYQCMGCCFSRAYPTPLRAMKTMNIPKNITSEATCCVARQSHEILVAGIMVKNHTDCHCSTCYFHKI
- the znf292a gene encoding zinc finger protein 292a produces the protein MAEGETEKEYDTRKAIGELRERFQALTTALKESSQSPLEASLHFCQEFCQVLVEHASRWKTDEDPLPLLEVYTVAILSFAKAASCLSSECENVPLLLEKLSLSCAELLLLLPQHVPGALWEEFQSSMKLAHSLLQESGSTQLCLLSVLAQQDGVWANTTLSSILSNQIPQTEQVHEFLELEGPTLLNMRIKHLIKVDSIDKAAVLAKMCSEYPGYEGKGNFKQTYLLCICMTKSQEQLMEEIASIDCKDALEMICNLESEGDEKGALCMCTSFLKRQLLQGDVYCAWELTLFWSKLLMRLESSADSFLSRSKEMALLCRSVCHILFLIKVIQNEVGEVGLPVCVEMCIQALKMTSSDHKDSKSTICKTISCLLPTDLEVKRACQLTEFLLQPTVDSYYAVESLYNEPDQKPEEDGSLPVPNSLRCELLLALKTQWPFDPEFWDWKTLKRNCLALMGEEAAIVSSIDTLNDTDEQEVESALGKLPEYKDLEDFLLTTTNELNEITDEREKNREAKKLREQGFVSARFRNWRAYMQYCVLCDKEFLGHRIVRHAQKHFKDGVYLCPICADSFETREILEPHVATHVKQSCKERLAAMKAARKVTKPPQSPKSPSKISKVAAKTNTSPVKIESQIGQQLGSPVKIEQTTSDTQISQDCFCPVKNCTKAFKFFRNLMAHVRSHKNDEEAMRFLEIQKQKVVCQYCRRQFVNVRHLNDHLQMHCGTRPYICIQLNCKASFNSNSELLMHRKIHPEFKAQCMFPNCGEVFSEAYLLYDHEAQHYLTYTCQTDNCGKIFYSQSQFLSHQENHNNNDAANSFNVAHQHPSADVRVQPPPLPPPPESAPSKDTCSAAVCFEGINTDIHMKEASDGTASPCTSPGAAKDPVPLKVKHSIENMLNSVGHPEIKEPEKCYTPLTNPTPAPVDSNLPPETPHVHQNVAGQGTVPTVYPVLSDTNPVAGQQEVTVSGNSNVPGNEFQKVIPQIISPGQIKTEIPCSLQGYPTSTPAGTASSDENLHCCPFNDCTRAYSTNKSLSRHVKKQHPEIFEDWKLAKKYNKVAKITAKKAPSGPVSVSQPQNPGTKPPNQPGILCNKPGMQQMDYLMGCSTSPAQCYPGSMEPVPITPMINPTVYPSWGSPNNPSGMMQSDMSQSWSSPPMNNCYPDAFNMNEYPSRNNYPHWQADPYQTTSSLPSDRDHSVAAMHGPTMSHAPSDSSLMSQYVSSSLMLDNGGQMHNGGHQYGLMHPEGTADNVDVRKSSASMTGQLDNGNSISTIDSLPDGSYHTPYAQSENSCLTQCSSVDMPMKCLTPEAQAPIKSTSEITEPESMAAHGYDQIDNSVDGMLSPHSIIHTDFPYDEECPNADCETNPSDEKPGDTDVQKGKRSRLSKRTKWPAIIKDGKVICRRCFREFTSTKSLGGHLSKRSQCRPLDEIDLTADLPTSFLDFLNDPHVPDTNGAIYNMPNGDFSQESCSLTTLTSPMVLKQEPQNTNIMDYSNAFSVSTENQQEKAVELANPALAVPYQEDHLMEMSHAFQRLDLIEAAQEKMRSSMSSEQNVSHCDTTPVVEKSKTLSKSDDKPTEKIPKPFKCDQDDCEYSFMTKEALFKHLIKMHDYTNEMIEELKRTPSKLSPYPCQICPKTFTRTTGLRIHYEKVHRLSKAEMQKLRISARNRRAFRLNKGDAVIKRPNTDVSSSQNTKSAPIAPAIKQEPFDVAIAPQPEAENNPDVPQITSEDTLKQILTSEVSTVTQLPSPQNYLTDRPFEEAAQPAPEKAPEEPKVAVNNSSPEITLKSSLKEKLSPVGKAKMQQGKSAVTPSKVKQLKSPASSPSSSPEKPSSSKSTPTKEEKKEKLQKRLSLKMFDADNAYSPYRPYRCVHEGCTAAFTIQHNLILHYKAMHQASLPPNKTENETEKANVNTGQETNQTIGKDNEVRCQVKNCSRVFIGITRLVQHYLLLHKFTRDKATSMMASMSIGTFNCDRPECALPFSSVEKYIEHIKNYHKEIAISESGSVDPTFRCEYDGCDRVYTTKSNLLRHLIKKHDYIYDPKISDGRRTKSVGLFPGVNNGKENVENKFRVKKKNTKKKDGKSIEHWTSFGKPTLKSHEEASAMCTKKSSLQYPCMIIGCDAVESAERSIFKHYTTHGLTERYIEDQRSQFIFCKKYSRARCKDANKTEGASASSSEETEPEEGEKPSDQKADEPVDKIVQEDSKLSNDDSAESQASTGTEGGIKRGRPRKPAHPTPACPERMQTLRNRSTVNSSRENSNPGTPAAQEQRDDGVMSASFKPLGLEDSFLKFLETSESTNSSKRKLNDKSSAELPSKRQHTNKQKSATKSKTDELKGCESLVDFRNPLNLQSVSNVKIVMDKTLSDGADLLLKQLQDMRPIVIIKKWLYSGS